Proteins found in one Coleofasciculaceae cyanobacterium genomic segment:
- a CDS encoding cupin domain-containing protein — translation MKITNLNNLPPQKVSHNPEITKKIMLACGDLPHLTNFSQATFAPGQIASAHFHQDMCEVFFVSQGTGTIRIDEREYDLTPGVCVAVEVGETHEIINTGRKNLILTYFGLQN, via the coding sequence ATGAAAATTACCAATTTAAACAATCTGCCACCACAAAAGGTGTCTCACAATCCAGAAATCACCAAAAAGATAATGCTCGCTTGCGGAGACTTACCCCATTTAACCAATTTTTCTCAAGCGACTTTCGCCCCAGGACAAATAGCTTCTGCTCATTTTCATCAGGATATGTGTGAAGTGTTTTTTGTTAGTCAAGGAACAGGAACAATTCGGATTGATGAACGCGAATATGATTTAACCCCAGGAGTATGTGTCGCTGTTGAGGTTGGAGAAACCCATGAAATTATTAATACCGGGAGAAAAAATTTAATCCTGACTTATTTTGGTCTTCAAAATTAA